Part of the Spinacia oleracea cultivar Varoflay chromosome 5, BTI_SOV_V1, whole genome shotgun sequence genome, GCTTATGAAGCAAAGGGATCTATCAAAAAAGTGGATTGGGGATAGAAGAAATGGAATTTCGTTTAAGTGATTGTGTCATATCATATGCTGACAACAAGCAGGATTGAATTCTTGAATTCTGGTCTCATtctatttttgttttatgtttagtAAACTTTTAACATATGATGTGTTTAGTAAATATTAGCACATAATATTTATGTTGTAAAATAATGTCAAGTTTCAAGTTAGTAGTTTGTGCCAAGATTTCTTGCGATAAAATTGAATGCATGGTAGTAGTTTGTACCTATGATTGCCTGCCTAGATAAATTTGTGAATAACTATTACTAGAAAAGAGTATATTTTATGTAGGTGCAAAACAGAATTTTGCAATAGATCTTCTACCAAACATGATGATAAGGATGCTGGAAAATAGTACCTATAAGCAATGAGAGAAGGTGCCGTAAGTGAGCATGTTTCTACAAACTGTGGAAGATGGCCAAGTGTTAGTTTGTCAATTCCTAAAAAGCGGTCTTACTGAAATATGTACTACTAAGTGTTGTGTACTGTAATAGAAGTGAACTTTAAGgaagttttttttgtttaggTTTGTTTTACTTGGAGAAAATTCCAAGGGCAGTGGATAATTGTTAAGGAGCAGTTGCTTTCTGTTTAACTATTCAAAGAGAGGTTGTTGGTGCAGTCTTTCTTTGCCATTCCTCCATTATTTTAATATTAACGCATTATAAAGATAAGTGACAATGCCAACATTTTGAACAACAGTAAATATTGTGTAGTCACCTAAGATTGGCAAATTAGCAATTTAAAAAATTCTTACTTCGGGAATTGGCTTTTAGGTTGTCCTTTTGAACATAACCTGGAACTTTTTGATCTCTCATTAAATAGTTCATTAAGGCTTTCTGCTTTTGCAGATGCAGTTGTAGTTGTTACGTGTGCCGGCATGTGTCTCTTCTAATAGCCTATGTTTTTGTAGACTTATTAACCAACTGTTTTTCTTTACTGTCTCCTCATCAGCATCTCTGGAATTTTCTTATCATACAACTTTTCAATTGTATCAGGTGGTCTTTACTTGTAAAATACAGTTGCAAGGCCTCAAAGCTTCACCTAAAGCCGCGTAGGTACAAAATTTTTGTAGATACACTGGTGAGTCTAAAATATGAATTATCTTACATTGTGAATAGAACTATGAAGTTGGGAGAAAAATTCAATACAGGGAGTTCCCTTCTGCTTGCAGGAGCACCAACTTATGAAAGATAGAAAGAAGAATGTAAAGAAGCAAGCACTTCAAGGGGATATTTATTCCTCTCCTTCACCTCCTGCTACAAACCAGAACAAGTTGTCTGCCAATGATGCACGCGCTATAAAAACTGTATTAGTTGACTGTCAGAATACTCAGAAAGCCGGACCAGGAAGAGGGTCTTCAACACGACGTAGCTTAAACATTGGTGTTATTCACAGTAGCAATAAAGGAGAGTCCTCTAATACAAAGCCAACAAGGCAACGACGAAAATCTGGTACAAATCCTTCATTTTTATCGCCATGAGTTACGACCTATGAGTCTTGAgttcttgattttgttggacTGACTGTGGGTAAATTGATCTAGAGCGTATAGCAAATCAATAATGTTCTAATCACGAGATTGTCTAGTTGGATAAGTTTTAATCATGAGCTTGTCTACGGTTGGGGCTTTTGCATTTCTCTACGTGGGAActcttatatttatatttttggttgctttcctttttttcaataaatttaTCCGGCGTGTAAGTCAGCATCGAGAAAGAGCTCCAGAGTCCTGCCTTGTTTTACAGACTTAGTAATTGTTACTGTCATATTTGGTCTGATAGAGGTGCTGTTTCTGCAGCTGCAATCAAAAGATGGGAGAAGGCTGCCATAGCTGGCGTCTCCTTGGTAGCTGATGCTGCTGAGCACCTTGAGCGCACTGCTGGTGAAAATCACAATGCCCACCAAGGTGGATTGATTGTGCTATCTGTTCAATCAGTTGTTTGGCATTGATGTCCTTTCAAATAAGTTGAATGATTTTCGATCTCGTCATTACTCAAACTTGTATAGGTTCATTGAACTGTGCAGAGCAAACTCATTCAGGCCCTTCAGTGCCAGAACAAGCAAACTCATCAAATATTTCCAAAAGCATGGCCATTGAGGACAATGTACAAGCTACCATGAAACTTAAACTACAGTTGTTCCCAATTGATGAAACTACCAGAAAAGCACTAGAAAAGGTGAGATAATGCAACTTATCTAATTGTCACGTTGAGTAAAAGCAGCTAAATAAAATGTCAATGTCGAGCTCTCATGGATGGCTATGCAGGACAAGCATAATCCTTATTTGGAGCTGACATTAAGTACACGAAAGAAGATATCATCCATTCTAGAACATCTTGATCGTAAGTGGGGTACTTCCAACGTTGCATCTGGGGAACTCATGCTTTTTCCAGTCCACTGTCAGAGAGAAAATCTGGTGGGATATCAGAGATGGACTCGAGATTCAGTTGTAACTGCTGCTGATGTCTATGGCGTGATTGGTAGCCCTGCAGTGTTCCGATTGAGGTTCTGTCCACTTCCAATATTTCTTCGTGTTAGTTGTTACTTAGCAGCACTAATTATTCATcgaatttttcttttcttaatgaAGATATGGCTGGATATCTAGCATTGAGCTTCAGTCAGGCAGCTCACAAACTATTTCAGTACCTTCGATCGATATTGATGTGCAAGAAAATAGTAGACGGGAAGCACTTAGGGAACAGTTACTTCTACCAACAGGAGAGACGAACATGCTGGATAAAGTTGCTGATCACTTTCTGGGCAATCATCAAATCTCAGAAAAACAAAACAGCTCTATTAAAGAGCTAGCAGCTGCTACTTCTGGTGTTGTGAACAAGAATAATGTTGTTGATTTTTCCAACGATGTCTTTGAGACGCACAACACAGGACCAAGTGTAGTGTCAAAGAGAAATGAAGCCTGTGATGGAAAAAGTTCGAAAAAAAATGTAGGTTTTGCTGTTCCTTTTTCTGGTTGTGGGTATCATAATAGCTTATCATGTGTATGTTCATGTaactttttaattcttttttccTCTTAATTTTTCTTACAAAATTTCCTTTTCTTCTTCAAGACATGACGCAGTTATCTCTTCCTTCTACTCCTAATTTTAATTGCCACATTGTCTTGGCAAATAAATATATGACCATGACCATATGACCTCTAGCAGGACAAAAATTAGTCTGGGCTGACACATCAtgcttgtttatttatttttcattttgaagtttatcGAGAATGCTAGAACATCACATGACGAGTTAATGCTTGCCCATGCTATTATGCGGAATTGGGGAAACTCTCTCGAGTTGGAATTTTTTCAACAAATATGAGTGTTTAAAGGAGATTTTGTTGGCTACATCAATAAGCTATCTGGTGTTAGGCATGGGCGCATGGCTTGATTGTGAGAAAAATATGGACAATTATTTCATACATTGTAAAGTTGTGCTGCCTATGGTTTTCAAGAACCATTATATGGAACATCTGCTAACGGACATTTTTCATTGTTGTTTTAAGCTTCTCAAGTTCTGCTCCCTGTGCTTTTCTGTAGGTTGATCAGAGAGTAAGAAAGACTCCAAGTTTGACAACTAGAGAGTGGGCTGATAGCCTTACAAATGCCACCGATTGTGACCTAATTACTGAAGATATAGATGCTATGGGTGCAAACGGTGTTGAAAGTCCTATTTTTAGAAGTTCTCGGTGTGCTGAGGCGATTCCATTTACATGTGACTCATTTGATGCAGCAATCGCTGCCCATATATATAGTCAAACCAAGCTTGGCTTCTCTGGACCTTCTTCACATTCATCATCAATTTGGGATGCTGAAGAAACTCGTGATGCATTTTTATTTCAGAATAGGGCTGTCATTAGCAACCAGGTTCCAAGTTCTACTACAACTGCTGCTTCAAATGCTGGTACAGGCTTTTTTAGAACTAGTTCAGCAAGGACCGGCACCAAAGCTCAGGTTTTCCCTAATTGCAAAATTTGTTAACctgatattttttaatttttttttgtaaaggaTACTTGTAAACATGTTATTCCTTCAATTGTAGTACGTCTTATTGAACTCTGTCCACAAACGTAGCCTGACttccacaattttttttattcatgaaGGATTCACATGAGGAAGCCATGGCGGAGGAAAATATCCCGGAGGATCCAATGGATGAATGTCCATCTGAAACCCATAAAACTGGAAGTTCTGCTAAAGATTTCAGTTGTCTGACAGATATTTATTGGGTATGTTTTCATCTTTATCCATCGTTTTATTCAATAAATGGCTTGTCCCTTATTTCGCCCTTTTATTTCCTCTTTGGGAATGAAAATCGGCATCATCGTTCCATTATCATCATGTCAATGTGTGTTAGTAATCATTGCTTATCGTCACataattttgtttgatttacaGCCTGACTCATTAGGACCTTTAGAGCTGGATGTACCTTCATGTAAATCCTATAGCGAAAATTTAATCTTCAGTGATAGCATGAGTGGCCTGAATCGTCTTCTAGCAAGCAGCCTTGATGCGTTCCAAAATTGCCCTTTTTATGGCTTGGATGAAAAACGACCTTCTTCGCCAGCTACTGTTAATCAAGGAGGTGCTTCCTTTGCTGGAAAATTTAGTAAAAGTGATAATGCTGGAGTTCAATCTCTTCAAGTATAGCTTTTGAAGATGAGGAATTACAATCTCGGTAGCTTTATTTTTTGGAAGTGATGATCGGTGAAGGCTTCATCAGTTCTCTGTCAAGTTTTTAACAATTTACCAAGTATTAATTTTTcacctctttttttctttttgggggAGGGGGCAAGGTGGTGCCAGCCTAAGGTATATTCCGTATATATGTCCTGCTTACTCATTTCTCTTCACTCTGTACAAAAGTGGCATGTGAAGGACTATACAGAGTTCTGATCCATCTTTTTTTGATGGTGTAAATGTATTTCAAATAGACTTTTGTGGTAATATTTCATGTAAAAATAAATGTTGTCCTAATCAATATATATTTGCTTCTGGAATACTTTATCTAAAGAGGGGGGAAACTCAGTTTATAGATTTCAAATTGTCAGTTGTTCATTGCTTCAGGTCCCCGTAATTTCTATAGTCAGTCTCTTGTGTGGCTGTGTCATATCGTCTATTGATGGTGTGATGTGTTCACACAAGGAAACTAATTGAGTGACCCAAATTGGTTGTTCTAATTGATAAATACAAAACATGGTATCACAAAAACAGATATTTCCATTGCCTCAAGGTGgttatttgactttgttagaGCGTTGTTGACTCGATGCTTCTAGCATAAGTCATAGTCGACTACTATAACACATGCTTAAGCCTAATCATTGAATGGCTTTATtaatggaaaacaattttgacATATTTTCATGGAGGGAAAGTTACTTATAATTCAGATTTTGCAGTAACGAACTCAATGTCCGTGGAAAATATAGCTGCTTATGTACGACATCAAACATTTGCTTCCTAATTTGGACAGTTATATCTCGCGGCATATATATCGAGAAACTAATCGTGCTGTTGATTACATTGCATCTATTGATCATCATATTACAAGCCACCTCGATACTTATATAGACAAtacattttcttattttatttccttaGATAAGTTAGGATATAGTCTTGAGAAAAGACTATCCTAACTTGTGTGTacttttcctttaaaaaaaataaaaaatcatagtCATTGATTTTATTAAACCAATCTTAAACATCCAAATTAGAAAGTAAATGTTTGTTTTTCTACTAAAGGTGTAAAAGAAGGTAAATGTCATAATTTCAATTTACCCCCTCCTATCTACTTTGTTTAAGTACCCATCCGTTTAACAAGtaaaaacaatataaaaatgTGAAATTTCATCGGTTACAATTCATCCCTAACCTTCAACCACCATTCCTAATTAATCTTCAACCATCATTCCTAATTAATCTTCAACCACCATGACTATTCAACTTTCAACCAATACAAAAGGTCGTGCACGCATAagatatacaataaatttattgtatataaGAATAATTTTTACCCAGTTTTTTATAACATTTAATATATTTtggttaacttttatattatgaaaagatcgAAAAAATTAACGGACAAACATTTTAACGgtgaaatgattaattttatgcaTTATTAGTGAATTAGAAggaataattttattaaaatgaaaattttgatcactaaaaatagataactttttaCATATATCGgaataacttttaagcattttgaattaactttttttttcatggaaaacggcTACCGCCATTAAGTTTCATTAGCAATCAAGCAAAAATCTGAAGCAAATACATCATCCACGATACTAGGACATCCTCCCACCTAGGttgtcaaatcgggtcatcggACCGGTTTCAGATCGGTTATAAACGGTTCGGGTCACTTCAAAATTTATTAATGTCGGGTCAATATTTCTATTCGGGTCGATTCGGATCGGTTCGGATAACTTTGGTTCGGGTgaggttgtgtcataaattgtTTCAGAATGAACTCGCTTTCGGATCAGGTAACTTCAGTTCGGGTCGATCTCGGGTTTGGTTGGAAATGGTTAAGGTTTATAACAGTTTTTTATCGTTTTGATTTAATTTGGTTTGGATTGAGTTTGGTTCGGGTGTATGTCGGATTCGGTTATAATTTGATCTATTTACTTTGGCTATGGGTCATTTCCAGATCGGCTAACACTCGAATTCGGGTCAAGTATGAGTCGGTGAGTCCCGAGTTCGGTTCAAGTTTTGATAAGACGTACCTCGAATTTTGGTCAATTACAGATTATGTTTGCGGTTTTAATTTATATCGAGTTAAATTTGTAATCTTGTGTTCTATTAATCAAGTGGCTCTCGAGTTCTCTATAAAGTCAAATCACTCGATTATTCTATGACTTcatcccaattttttttttcccaaacTTCTATTACTTTGTCTCCGGATTATTTAATATAAATAGAACAAATAATAAATCTTCATATATCGAGTTGGATTTACATAGTTAATAGTTCAATCCAGGACTTGAGTTAGATTAATGAAGAGTAATTTAGTAGGATTCGGGTTAAAGCAAGTTTTTTTTTACTCGACCAACTTTTGTTTATCTGGTTAACTCGAGTCGGGTTATTTTCCGAAATGGAATTTAATCGGGTCGGATTGGCAACAATTCAGTTGAATTCGGATTCGAATGGAATAGGTTCGGGTTAAATCGGTTATCGGTTTTTATCAGGTCAGGTTGATTGCAGTTGTTATCGAGTATTTCGGATTGCTATCGGATCAGTTGCGGGTTTAGTTCAGTTAAAAGTTATTGGATGCAAATCGGATTGCAGGTCTTCTCGGGTTGCTAGCGGTTCGGGTCCGGGTCTTCAATTCACGGGTTAAATCGGATTACGGGTCAACAACGGATCAATTTGGGCCGGTTTCAGTCTGACTATTTCTCGGATATATTCGGTTCGGACGTCGGTTGGTTTCGGTCTGTTTTCCTGGTCGGGTCACTTTTTGACAGCCCTACTCTTGTAGAAAATTCAAGAGGGGATAGGTGAGCCATAGCATGAGCCGCCACTTTTAAATAAGTTAACTTTGAAACTCCGgtgtataatatttattgtacatcacTTTTGAATAAGTTACAAAAAgctaggtaaaagttatcttgatgtacaatatatttgttatacaccCTATGCGTGCaagatttttttgaaaaatatttggtTACGTTAGAAAACTACAAAACAATGTAATGATAGTTTTTTCCAAAATAAAGTAATATTTCGTTTTTATCATTGATTCTTTTAGCATCATTTTCATTTGTTTATAAATAAAGaacattttcattttcatcttATTATTCTTTGATTATTTTTAGCATCAAAAAATACGCTTCTGCCCCCTTTACTTAATCTAACGGATTTTCTGCGTGGCGCACCACATACACCATTAATTAATGGTATGACACGTTCACGCCAATAGTAGTGACTCCCTGCCAACAAcagaatttaaaattaaaaataaaatgcgAAGGTAGAagacacaataatatgtcatatATAATGATATGCTGCATAACATGTCTAACCCAAGTATACCCTATCTTTACTAATAGAAAATTAAATACACCATTCATTACATCCACACCGTGTACCCGATTTGCTAAAAGACTTTGGTATAGCATCTTCTTTACGTTTGACACCTTCTTAAAACACGTAAACCTTCTCATGATCAATTTGTGTCTTTTCATTAGCCCTTGTCCTAGTCTTACCCTTCCTAACACTAAATCCAATTTTATATGCATAATTGTTGTACATCTAAAAAGCTTCTTTATCACTCTTTGTTACTTTACCATTAAGCTCAGAAGATTCTTCCTGCACAAATACAGATGAAGTCATTGTATCAAAAGCGAACAAAATTGTATGATACATTCCAtctataataatattatttaatATGAAACAAATTTTACttctaaactttttttttttttatttaattaaaacagCTACCCATGTTTTGTAAACTAAAGGTTAATATATACATTTGTTTCTACCCATGCTATTATTTCCATAACTATGTTATTTAGGTAATagttatttacataaaattcaaTCGAATCCAATTTGTGGATTATGAAATatggtgcacagtgagcatgaTGCACCATAAGAAAAAAGCCAAAACGATATCGTTTTGATGCGAGCGTAAAAGTAGCAAGGTACTCTCGGGAGTACCTAACAATTGCGCAAGGGGTTAGAAATTCGTATATGTATGATAgttttttcatatactagattagatcccgtgcacgcacgaattttgacaattttttcacaaaatatttaactgaatatctcccaaactactgcatagttataacatttttaacatactcgtttaaatttattcatctaatatgcatatttaaaaggttaatatggtaatttgatcaaaatattgagtgatatattttctattattaacATAGCGATTTGACTATAATATTACTactttagaataattattattacgtcgtagctattattgccataatttatagacttaattttgtttccatacataaatagttaataaaaaaggtagagaataaaaataaaataaaatagatgaacttttttgggaaagtgatttttggcgggaaaaaatcgcaccaggaattgacacgtgtcattcctggtgtatatagtaatagatgtcTTACATTATTGTGTATTTTCTTGTAAAGTACAATGTAACACATAAAGGTGTGTtttatacatattttttcctttcAATTTACCAAAATTTGTTAGATTAAACCCTATCCATCAATTTACCACAGTTGTATCAGCAGCTATCTTTTGTAACATCAACCTATACATAGGAGCCCCACGAGCAAGGACATGGCGTTCCCAATCAGACCGAACTCCAAATGGATTTTCTTGAAGCCATCCTCTTAGGCCAGCTATCTTATTCTTATCGTCGTAGACAATGACAAGCTTTCTCTTTCCATCATCTAAGAATTGcttgcgcattctcattgcaaCTTGTTCAACATCTGACTGAAGAAATACCTACCAATATACACAAAATATTTGGGGGTTGAGCTCAAATATGAGATCAGAATGGGTGGTTTAAGATTATTATACCTTTCCACCAGGAGCAAGCTCATCGACTATGGCTTCAACTAGTGACCTTTTCACCATCCTCCATCTATGCGCCGGCTCATTGAAATCAGGGTTGGGACACTGTAATATAACAAACCCAGTAAGCTAACTATAGTCATGTAATGGCTTTGATGAGACTTTCAGATCAATGAAATATAACAACATATTTATACGCAAATTTTGTCTTCTATTATGTTCACATATGGATTATGGTTATTGATATTGTCAATTTGGTATGGATATAATCCTATCCAAGTTGAGTAACATTGTCGTGTGCCTCTTTCTGTAGTGCCGTGTAGCAGTGAGGTTTGAGGCAGGGAAGTATACACAGTAAGTACAGTAAACACATGGTCATGCAGTCCCCATAGAAAATTGCCAGTAAGCTAAGCAAATGCATCATCAGGCTGTATGTTGGGTGCATGGTTAGCGTAGCTGGGTCTAAAGCTGTGCACAGATTCATGCTTTCCAAGCTTGTACTTCATTTCATAATAATTCATATAAATACCTATATTCTACTCAAGGACTTAGTAGAGAATGACAAGAGCATATTACTGTATTTCCCATCTTGATGTATTGCATCATTGTTTGAATATCATAAGGATTCTTCTTCTTGTTCACCTATCCATACTCTTTCAAATCTGGACACCCTGACACTACTCCTTAAGATCCCATTTTAATACGACATAGTAGTTTTGAAACACCACTAAATGCAATTAGTTTAGCGCATGTTGTTAATTAAAGCAATTGCTTGATGATTGACAAAGACAATGTGACAAACACACGAAAGAGCAAAGATGTCACAATACAGGTGATTTCAAATTTGTAGTATATCAATTAAGAGAAAATTTGTGTACTACATAATTTGTAGCTCCCTTTTATGATATGCTGGATGGATTGCATGCAAGTGTATACAGTATAGTCTACTGCTAATAGCAAAGACATTGGGAATACTTAAACaaagagttttttgcagcgtataGCCAAACATATCAATTGATAACTAGTGGAGCTACAACATTTAGCACGTATACTTAAGAGCTGATGCCTGATAGTGAGAAACCTACAGAGGATACAACACAATCTTGACAAAGGAATATGGAGCATTAATCTTCTAAAAATAAAGGCATGGTagagttatatttaaaaaagtGTCTACTTACTTGAAttgaaacaagaacaagtcgcCCTGGATAACTGGAAACAATGGTCCGAAATGATGATGTGGCATTTGTTCCTATGAAGTGTCTTATCACAGGTAACCAAAACTTAATTAGATAAAAATGGTATGAAATAAATGAATTAATCCACTGCAGATGGAATTGACACATCATTCATGAGGCATATAAAGAAGTGACTAGCATGCTGTTGCCCGTTTCAGATAAATGTAGTTGTGTTGTTCCCAGTCCATTCAAGAGATTGTAAACTTAAAcaagggttgaacatttattctcacttcaatttcatgcttacGCATTACAAAACAAACCCTAATACAGATCTGATGTAAAACTTCAGACTTATATAAGGGTGCTAGATTTATGGAATCATGGATTTCACACTGTAGTCGACGACTATGTTAGAATTTTTCATATGTGCCAATGTCTTATCATAAAAGGAGATTATGGAATCTGGCATTCTTTTTTCATAGGTAACCACCTTCTTGGTGTCATTTTAATATTACTATTTATATAAGATGAGTGAATTAAAGGAGTTGACAAGAAATCTCAGCTGATTAAAGAAAAAAAGTGATCCCACTCATAAGTCACTATCTCCATATAAAGGATCAATGATACATACAGATTCTTCAGTCCAGATTGATCTGCAGACTCCAGACAACGTGTGACCAGCTGAAAAAAATGAATTGGATTATATATCCTTCTGCATATCCAATCGAGTGTTCACTGAATTTGAAGGGAGCATTGAACAACCTTCTCATTGATCTCTAGACCAAGAAAATTTAAATCGTTTTGCATCG contains:
- the LOC110802135 gene encoding TSL-kinase interacting protein 1 isoform X2, which encodes MQSTENAPLQCLEHLSPGTDIEHNKEPPILPSLSDNVVAPQPEKRPTRQWAAWTREEEESFFTALRQVGKNFEKITCRVQSKNKDQVRHYYYRLVRRMNKLLGPGFLDAKNSKDTNAAMLRWWSLLVKYSCKASKLHLKPRRYKIFVDTLEHQLMKDRKKNVKKQALQGDIYSSPSPPATNQNKLSANDARAIKTVLVDCQNTQKAGPGRGSSTRRSLNIGVIHSSNKGESSNTKPTRQRRKSAAIKRWEKAAIAGVSLVADAAEHLERTAGENHNAHQEQTHSGPSVPEQANSSNISKSMAIEDNVQATMKLKLQLFPIDETTRKALEKDKHNPYLELTLSTRKKISSILEHLDRKWGTSNVASGELMLFPVHCQRENLVGYQRWTRDSVVTAADVYGVIGSPAVFRLRYGWISSIELQSGSSQTISVPSIDIDVQENSRREALREQLLLPTGETNMLDKVADHFLGNHQISEKQNSSIKELAAATSGVVNKNNVVDFSNDVFETHNTGPSVVSKRNEACDGKSSKKNVDQRVRKTPSLTTREWADSLTNATDCDLITEDIDAMGANGVESPIFRSSRCAEAIPFTCDSFDAAIAAHIYSQTKLGFSGPSSHSSSIWDAEETRDAFLFQNRAVISNQVPSSTTTAASNAGTGFFRTSSARTGTKAQDSHEEAMAEENIPEDPMDECPSETHKTGSSAKDFSCLTDIYWPDSLGPLELDVPSCKSYSENLIFSDSMSGLNRLLASSLDAFQNCPFYGLDEKRPSSPATVNQGGASFAGKFSKSDNAGVQSLQV
- the LOC110802135 gene encoding TSL-kinase interacting protein 1 isoform X1, which gives rise to MQSTENAPLQCLEHLSPGTDIEHNKEPPILPSLSDNVVAPQPEKRPTRQWAAWTREEEESFFTALRQVGKNFEKITCRVQSKNKDQVRHYYYRLVRRMNKLLGPGFLDAKNSKDTNAAMLRWWSLLVKYSCKASKLHLKPRRYKIFVDTLEHQLMKDRKKNVKKQALQGDIYSSPSPPATNQNKLSANDARAIKTVLVDCQNTQKAGPGRGSSTRRSLNIGVIHSSNKGESSNTKPTRQRRKSAAIKRWEKAAIAGVSLVADAAEHLERTAGENHNAHQGSLNCAEQTHSGPSVPEQANSSNISKSMAIEDNVQATMKLKLQLFPIDETTRKALEKDKHNPYLELTLSTRKKISSILEHLDRKWGTSNVASGELMLFPVHCQRENLVGYQRWTRDSVVTAADVYGVIGSPAVFRLRYGWISSIELQSGSSQTISVPSIDIDVQENSRREALREQLLLPTGETNMLDKVADHFLGNHQISEKQNSSIKELAAATSGVVNKNNVVDFSNDVFETHNTGPSVVSKRNEACDGKSSKKNVDQRVRKTPSLTTREWADSLTNATDCDLITEDIDAMGANGVESPIFRSSRCAEAIPFTCDSFDAAIAAHIYSQTKLGFSGPSSHSSSIWDAEETRDAFLFQNRAVISNQVPSSTTTAASNAGTGFFRTSSARTGTKAQDSHEEAMAEENIPEDPMDECPSETHKTGSSAKDFSCLTDIYWPDSLGPLELDVPSCKSYSENLIFSDSMSGLNRLLASSLDAFQNCPFYGLDEKRPSSPATVNQGGASFAGKFSKSDNAGVQSLQV